A region of the Candidatus Uhrbacteria bacterium genome:
CGGCGGATCGAGAGGCCGGCGAGCTTTTTCTTATCGCCTTTGAGGATACCCTGGTCGATGAAGAGGTTGCGGACCGTGTCCGAAGTCTGTGCACCTTTGCTGATCCAGTACTCCACGCGCTCCTTCTCAATATTGAGAGTGGCTGGATTGGTAAGCGGGTTGTAGGTGCCGAGAATCTCGAGGGCTTTACCCCACGGGTCGCGGGCTTTTTCAGACACGATAAAGCGGTAGGAAGGTTGTTTCTTCTTTCCGATACGGGTCAAACGGATGGTTAACATGAGGAAATTTAACTTGGGATAATAGGGAATCTCTGTCGCCAGACAGGACTCCTGAGCACGGGCAAAAGCTTATAGGAAAGCCTTAAAATGGTCAAGATTGGCCCTTGTTTGGGGGTTATGATACGCTTTTTCCAGCCCAGTTCACGGGCAAACTCATATTTTATCTTGCCGATATGGACGAAATGCAAAAGGACCAGCAGTTTCTCGAATACGTGTTAAGTCCCTGGTGAATCACCCGGAAGACGTTAAAACCACCCGTGAAATCGACGATCGCGGCGTGAAAATCACGCTGCACGTTAACCCCGAGGATATGGGGTATATCATTGGACGCCAGGGTCAGACGGCCCGTGCGCTCCGCATCTTGCTCAAGATCGTTGGCGCCAAGGATGATGCCCGCGTCAGCATGGTGATCTACGAGCCAGAAGAAATGCGCCGTCAGCATCAGGAAAAGAAGGGCGCTATGATGGGAGAATCGATGGGAGCTCCGATGGCAGGCGATCGACCTAAGCCGCGCGTTCACGGGGACGCTGGATTGGTTTCGGATGACGACTTGGCAGATCTCGGAATCTAATTTCCACAAAACCCCTCTCCATACCGAGAGGGGTTTTGGTTTGTGATTTCAGGCGAGACGTGGCAATCTTCTTTTATGAAAAAGCCTCTGCGTATCGATATTGTGACGATTTTCCCGGAGATGGTTGATCCGTATATGCACGGGTCGATTTTAGGGCGCGGGGAAAAGGCTAAGGCTTTGTCGATTCATACGCATCAGCTTCGGAAGTGGACGCATGACAATCATAAGACCGTCGATGATAAGCCGTTTGGCGGAGGGCCTGGAATGTTGATGAAGGTGGCGCCGTTTCATGAAGCGCTCGTGTCACTCAAGCTACGAACCAAAGATGGGAAGAAGACGGCGGGTTCAAAAAAGACGCGGGTTATTGTGACGAGTGCAAAGGGGAGGCCATTCACACAGAGTGATGCGGTTCGATTATCGAAATATAATCAACTGGTTTTTTTGTGCGGCCGATATGAAGGGATTGATGAGCGCGTCATCGAGCATCTGTGCGATGAAGAGTTTTCCATTGGTCCGTATGTGCTGACGGGTGGGGAGTTGCCGGCGATGGTGATGGCGGATGCGGTAGCAAGGCTTCGTCCGGGAGTTCTTGGAAAGGCAGAATCCCTTGCTCGTGAATCGCACACGATTGAAGGAGAGCTGGAACATGCGCAATATACTCGACCAGATAAATATCCTTTGAATAAAAAGAAAAGTTGGGATGTGCCGGAGGTTCTTCTATCAGGTGATCATAAAAAGATTGAAGAGTGGAGATCAAAACGGAAATGAAAAAACCCCGTCTCGCAGATGCGAGGCGGGGTTTTTCTATCAGGCATATTTGTCCATGAGGCGTGTACCGAGATCGATGAGGTATGGCGCGCCGGTGTGCGGGTTGCCGCGCTCGAGATCGCGCTCCAAGAAGTCGGGGAGCGTCTCGTCCTGGTATCTCGCCGAGGCGATGCCCCAGGAGATGGCCGCCGTCGAGTCGACATCGCCGCCCCAGCGGATCGCCTTGAGGAGAATCTCTTTTAGCGAGCGCTCCTGCGAGACGAGATGCGCGACCGACCACACGGAGGTGAGGCCGATGGAGCCGTAGGGACCGCTCACGACGGGAACGCCGGGCCAGGGCTTGTTGAAGATCTTGAGGAATTCCGCATCTTCTCTGGGGAGATGGCTTGTGCAGTAGACTCCGATCTTGCTGAGCGGTCCGTCCTCGTAAAGCGCGTAGTGGCTCATGAGGGCGACGGCGCGGGCGCTGAAGCGTCCGACGGGCGTGTCATGCGTGATCGTGGCCTGCAAGGTCGCGATCTCGAGCAGAGGCCCGATCTCACGAATCACGCCGAATGGTACTGCACGCATGGCCGCGCCGTTCTTGTCGGAATCCGGACGCAGGCGTTCCAAGAGTTCTGCGCCGGAGTCGATCTCCTCGAGCAGGGCTTGGAAGCCGCGCGAGTAGCCCTTACGCCGGCCGCCGCGAGCGAACTCGGCCACGTAGGCGTCCGCGAACTGGAGCTTGGTGTAGGGGGCGTCGTGCGCGATGAGGACGCGGGCGTTGGCCGCGGACATCTCGGTGTCGTCGGTGTAGAGACCGGGATGATCCTGATGCGTCGGATGCTTGATGTAGCGCTGGAATGCGAGACATTGAGCGCGAATGTCGTTGTCGCGCGGAAACTTGATGTACTCGGTAGCCATGCCGTACGCATCGCCCATTCCGATGCGGAGGAGAAGGTTGTTGTTTCGGAAGCGCATGTCGCCGACCTCTCTTTGTCATGAAAGTCCTGGCGCGACCCTAAGAGATTTTTAGTATTTCGTCAATCCTTGGAGGGTAGGAATCGTTTGGCGATTTCAAGTGGACCAACGGTCAAAATACCAGTACCGACAGCTAGTAAGAACCAGACGAGCGGTAACGGTTGCGTGCTGAGAGCTTCATTACCAATCGGGAGATAAACGCCAAAGATGGTCATGGCGATACCGAGACCTACGCCGATAGCCATCGGAGGATTTTCTAACGGATTCATTTTCCAGATCGGCTTATGGAGACTACGAAGAGCGAGAGCCATGAAGAGTGTTGATAGCGAGAGAGCTGCGTAGGTCATGGTGCGGGCGATTTCCGGATCAGTGATACGCAGGAATATCAGGTGCGTTACAAAAAGGATGATACTGCCGCCGAGTCCGCCGGCGATCACGAGAGAGCGGATTTGTTTGGTCAGAATTCCGCCGTGATGTTGTTTGCCGTCACCGCCCTTTTTTTCAAAAGCGTAGGCAATCGCGGGGAGCGAGTCGGTAAACACATTGATGAACAAGATTTGAAGGGCGTTTACCGGAAGCGGTAGACCGATGAGAAATGCTCCTACAACCAAAATGAATTCACCAAAGGCATTGGTGAGCGCGTAAGCGACGGCTTTGCGGATGTTTTCAACAATGCGGCGGCCTTCATGAATGGCTGTGACAATGGTCGCATAGTTGTCGTCAAGAACAACAAGATCGGCAGCGTCTTTAGAGACGTCAGTGCCGGACCCCATCGCGACGCCGATATCTGCTGCCCGAAGAGCTGGTGCGTCGTTGACGCCGTCACCTGTGACCGCCACGATTTCTCCCATGGATTGATAGCGTTCCACGAGCTGGAGTTTTTGGGCCGGAGTAACGCGCGCAAAGATGCGGGTGGCACGCAGATCCATGTCGCTCATACTATCGATATCTTTTCCGTGGACGGCGGTTTCTCCCGGACCAATCAAGCCGATTTCACGTCCAACAGCAGCGGCGGTACCTGGATGATCGCCCGTCAGGATGCGGGTGCGGACACCGGATTGGCCGATGTCGCGTATGGCATCGATGACGCTTGGACGCAATGGATCGCGGAAGCCGAGGAGACCGGCAAAGGCAAAGCCGCCTTTGATTTTTGTGGGATGGGGGAGCTGGTCTCCGCCATCGAGATCCATACTTACGACTCCAAGGAGACGTACGCCTTCGTTTGCACGATCAGCTATTTGTTTTTCTAGCGCTTGGCGCTTTTGATCTGGCCAATCGATCAAAGCAACGAGAATATCCGGTGCGCCAACAAGGACAGCGCGGCGTTTTTTGTCCTGTTCTACGACAACGCCCGAGAATTTGTAGCTGGAGTCAAAAGGGATACGCTGGATGATTTTGGGTTTGGACAAAACTTCCGGTAGGAGGACGGAAGACTTGGCGGCACCGTTGACGAGTGCGACTTCCATTGGCCGGCCAACGAGATTCCAGGTGGCGGGTTTGTCTTCTGGGTTTTCTAGAACGACTTGCGATGTGAGGACGGCGTTTGAGAGTAGGGAAGTATTATCGTAGCCGGTTTCCGGATACAGCTCTTCGAGCGACATCTTGGCTTGGGTGAGGGTGCCGGTTTTGTCGGTCAGGATGAGAGTGGTTGATCCCAGGGCTTCAGCGGCGACCATGCGTCGGACAACGCCTTGGCGGGCGGCTAAGCGTTCTACGCCGATAGCCAAGATGACGGTGAGAGCGATCGGCATGCCTTCTGGGACCGTTGAAACGCCGACAGCGACGGAAAGGAGGAGCATGTCGAGCCAGCCGCGGCCGGTCCAAATACCGAGAGCGAATAATCCAATAACAGCTACAATGACACCGATGCCAATCCAGCGAGAAAGTCGCGAGACTTCCAGTTGAAGCGGTGTTGGAGCTTCTTGTCCACGCGTGGTCATCTCGGCGATGGATCCGAATTCCGTATGTTGGCCGGTAGCTGTAATGAGGGCTTCTCCCAGTCCTTCTACAGCAACGGTTCCGCCGTGAAGCATGTTATGTCTATCGGCAAGCGAGGTTTCTGTGGCGACTTTATCGACGTTTTTTTCTGCGGCTTGGGATTCTCCGGTCAGGATGCTTTCATCGACGGATAAGCCTTGGGAGGCGATGAGGCGTGCGTCGGCCGGGATGCGATCGCCTTGGGAAAGAATGATGATGTCGCCTGGAACAAGGTTGGTAGCGTCGATTTCATGTTCATGCCCATCGCGGCGGACGCGGGCCTGCGTACGTAAATAGTTTTCCAGTCGATCGAGGACATGCTGGGCTTTCCATTCCTGCCAAAAGCCAAGAGCCGTATTGGCGATGATTGAAATAATGATAACGGCTGTCTCGATCCATTCCTGCAAGGCAAAGGTGATGACGCCGGAGGCAACAAGAATGAGCAGGAGAGGGTTGTAGAGTTGTCGTAAGAAAAGACGAATCGCCGTATCAGGGCGACGTCGGGGAAGGACATTTTTACCGGCAGCGAGACGTTGGACGACCTCTTTATCGGAAAGACCTTGCGATGAGCTTCCAAGAGCCTTCAAAGCGTCTTCTGGTGTCAGGCTCCAAGGTGCTACGACGTGTGAAGGGTGCGACATAGCTCCATGATATCGCGAATGCTTGACTTTAGCCCAGAAAAGCCCTAATCTACTCCGCGCAAGGCTCCATCGTCTATCGGTTAGGACAGCGGCTTTTCAAGCCGTTAAGAGGGGTTCGACTCCCCTTGGGGCTACCATCGAGCTTAGCTCGACTCTGCGGATGGGATCACGAAGCTTAGCTTCGCCCAACCGACGGGTTAAGAGGTGAACTCGACAACAAAAACCAGTCTTCAGTGACTGGTTTTTGTATTGACAAAATTCTAAAAATAGGGAACGGACTAGAAGGTATGCATTATGTTTACGTACTTTTTAGCGAGATTGATCGAATGCTGTATGTCGGCTCGACAAAGGACCTGCGAAAACGATGGAAAGATCATTGTGCGGGTCGAGCTGATGCCACGAAGGATCGTCGTCCGTTACGAGTGATTTATTATGAAGCGTATTTGACACAATACGAGGCAGAGCGTCGCGAGAAGTATCTAAAGGGTGGAAATGGCCGAGGGCAGTTGAAAAAGCAGCTCTCTGTAACCTTGGAAAAAGTTAACTATCGATTTAAGGATTCATGCCAAGCATAACAAAACACCCGCTGTAAGGCGGGTGTTTTGTTTTTCTGTTTAGGCGTTCTGTTCTTTGAGGTAGTTCAGCATTGTCTGCGCATCCGAGACTTCAAATGGATCGGTCGGACAGTCATCCATGAAGCCTGGTTCTACAAAGAGCTGTTTGATGACGCCGTCGTCGACAAACATGCTGTAGCGCCAGGAGCGGTCTCCAAAGCCGAGGTTGTTCTTTTTGACGAGCATGCCCATCTTTTCTGTGAAATCGCCGTTGCCGTCCGGGAGCATGAAGACTTTTTCCAGCTTCAAATCCTTGGCCCACTTGAACATGACAAAGGCATCGTTCACCGAGAGACAAATGACTTCATCGACGCCGAGCTTTTTGAAGTCGTCGTAGAACGCTTCGTAGCCTGGAGCGTGGACCGAGGAACAGGTTGGTGTGAAGGCGCCTGGCAAGGAAAAGAGGACAATCTTTTTGCCGGCAAAGATGTCGGCGGTTGAGCGGTCCTGCCAGCGGTATGGGTTTTCACCTGGGACGGACTCGTCGCGGACACGGGTTTTAAAGACGACGTCTGGGACGCGGTCGCCTGCTTGCAAATGGGCCATAATAGATAAAAGAAAAGATATTAACGAATCAACCGTTCATCGATCGTACTCACTTGTTTTTTTCTAGGCAAGGGCTACCAGGATTGCGCCGATGGTCACCATGATGCCACCGACGACTAACTGCCAAGAGATTTTCTCGGCCAAGAAAATGACAGAGAAGAGGATGATCATGGGCAGGCTCAAACGGTCGAGAGCTGCGAGTTTGGAGGCGCTGGTTGCTTTGAGGCCAAGAAAATAGAAGAGCCAGGATGCCGCTCCAAAGATGCCGGCTAAAGCGATGACACCCCAGTCTTTTGTTTGTAATTTAGAAATTGTTTGAAATTTGCCCGATGCAGCCACGGTCGCGACCATAAAGAGGAACATGAACATGCTGCGAATAGCTGTCGCGAGCGTCGGATCGACCGTTTTTAGGCCGATTTTCCCCGTGATCGTCATGAGGGCGGCGGTGATGGCGGCGAGGAGACCGTAGACAATCCACATAATTTGCCCCATTCTACCGTCTATGAAGCCTTTGCGCATCTTGGGAATCGAGACGAGCTGTGATGAGACGGCTGTGTCGATTTTGTATGCGTCCAAAACCAAGGTTGAGGTGGAGCAGGATTTTGTTTCTTCGCAGGTACCGATTCATCAAAAGTATGGCGGTGTTGTGCCGGAAGTGGCCGCAAGATCGCATGTGCCGGAGACGGTTTCTTTGATAACACAGGCTTTAGGAAAGAAAGGCTTGAAGGCTTTTGATGCGATTGCCGTGACGAGCGGGCCAGGGCTTGCGACGGCTTTGCGCGTTGGAATCGAGGCGGCGCGTGTTTTGGCTTGGCTGTCTGGTAAGCCGATTGTTGGTGTGAATCATTTGGAGGGACATCTTGCGTCTGCTTGGCTGAATGCCGAGAATCGCAAGCGTTGGAAATTTTCGTTGCTCGCGCTTATCGTCTCCGGAGGGCATACGGAATTAGTTTTAATGAAAGATTTTGGGAAATATCGGATTGTCGGGCAGACGCGTGATGATGCGGCGGGGGAGGCTTTTGATAAGACGGCCAAACTTATGGGGCTTCCGTATCCGGGAGGGCCACAGATCGCCAAGCTTGCCCTTGAAGGCGATGTCACGGCTTTTGATTTGCCGAGACCGATGATGAAAGATCCTTCTTTGGATTTTAGTTTTAGCGGATTGAAGACCGCCGTGCGTATTGCTTGGGAACCTTGGATGAAGGGACCCGTGGAACGACAAGAACAAGCGAAGAGGGATTTGGCTGCTTCGCTTCAGCAGGCAATTGTGGATGTATTGATTGAGAAGACATTACGAGCAGCGAAGAAATATAAGGTGAAGGGCGTGTTATTGGTGGGCGGTGTATCAGCTAATCAATTACTGCGCGAATCTTTGGATAAAGGTTTGGCTGAGCATTTGCTCGGCGTTGCTTTTTTACCTTCTGATCGGAAGTATATTACAGACAATGCAGCGATGATTGCGGCGGCTGGCGCTTGGAATTTGTGGAGACGCAAGAAGGACGATTGGCGTAAAATGGATGCAAATCCAGAATGGAATGTATGAAGTTTATTGTCTCGCGCATTGAAGATTGGGACGTGGTCGCTCAAGCGATTGCCGAGCAATTGAAGCCTGGGATGGCCATCAGGCTCACAGGACCGCTTGGAGCGGGTAAAACAACGCTGGTGCAGGCTTTGGCAAAGACCCTGGGCGCTAAGGGGGTACCGCGTAGCCCGACGTTTTCTTTGATGCGTACCTATCAGGCAAGTAAACGTATTGGTATCAAGCGATTGATTCATATTGATGCGTATCGATTGGAATCGGCGTCGGATGCGCATGCGCTTGGATTGGATGAGGAGATGGCGGAAGGGGATACAGTGCTGGCTGTTGAGTGGGCAGAAAAGCTGGGAAGTTTGTTGAGCGCGATTCCATCGATTGACGTGAAAATTGAAACGGACCCCAATAATGGGGCCCGTCGCGTGTCGGTTGTTTGATTATTTTGTCTCCTCTGCGGTTCCTGGTTCTGCGACCTCTGAATCGCTATTTGCGACGGCGAGGACTTCATCGACGCTGGTGAGGCCATCCAGGGCTTTGAGGAGGCCATCTTGAGCCATATTGATCATTCCGGCGGCTGTTGCCATCTCTGCGATGCGGGCTTCTGAAACGTCTTTTTTCAGGACTTCTTCTTCAATCTCATTGGTCATCGTGAAGATTTCATAGATACCGACACGGCCTTTGTAGCCATCATCTGTAGGTGTGATTTTGTCCGGATCCGGCTCCATAAAGTTGAGCTTGTCCAAATCGACAGAGTAGCCGGAGTTTTTGGAATGGCGCCGAGAATTCTTTTTACTTGATTCAATTTTGCGGAAGAGAGTTTTGCGGGGCGGGACATCTCGGGCTTCAGGCGTCGGACGAGGCGCTGACCGATAACGGCGTTCAAGGCAGGCGCAAGCAAGAATGGCTTTACGCCCATCGACATAAAGCGCGGAATGGCGCCGGCAGCGGAGTTAGTGTGGATGGTTGAGACGACGAGGTGACCGGTGAGAGCGGCCTGAATTGCGATTTCTGCCGTTTCCGCATCGCGGATTTCACCGACCATGACAATGTCAGGGTCTTGGCGCAGAATCGAGCGCAAGCCTTTGGCGAAGTCGTAATTGCGGCTGTGATCGATTTGGCTTTGGTTGATGCCTTGGAGCTTGTATTCAATCGGATCTTCAAGCGTGATAATTTTTTCTGTCGGCTGATTGAGTTTTTTGAGGATGGCGTAGAGCGTGGTTGTTTTACCGGAACCGGTCGGACCGGTGGTGATGATCATGCCGTTTGGCTTCTCGATTTCACGTTCCAAGTCTTCGAGAGCTTTGCCGCGGATACCGAGGTTATCGAATTCAAGAGCGATGGCTTTAGGGCGCAAGATACGCATGACGACGGACTCGCCAAAAGCCGTCGGCAAAAAGCTGACACGGATATCGATCTTTTCATTGGTGAGATAGATGGTGATGCGGCCATCTTGCGGAACATCCTCGACGTTGATTTTAACGCCGGCCAAAAGTTTGAGACGTCCGATGATTTGTTTCCAGGCGACGCGAGGGAGGCTGGCGGCGTCGCGCAGTTTTCCGTCGATACGGAAACGGATTTTTACGTCTTCTTCCTCGGCTTCTACGTGAACGTCCGAGGTTCCGATCTTGAGCGCTGCACCAAAGATAAGCGTGATGATGTCGGTCGTGTTTACTTCTCCGATTTTCTTTTGGAGATCGGTAAAGTTGGAAATTTCTTTTTCGTATTTTACCAAGTCGGCTTCCTCAATGCGGTAGCCGTAGATGACTTCTTTTGGAGTAGGGAGCTTGTCGTAGAGTTTGAGGGCGTATTCAAAACTGTCTTCCGATACAAGATAAATCTGGATGTTGGCGCTGCGGTCTTTTTTGATGCGTTCCGCAAGCTTATCGATTTCCGGACTTGGTGTTGGTGTTGCGAGACGGACCTCATCGCCGACAAGAAAAAAAGGCAGCACGCGCATAGTGGCGGCGATATCTTTTGTGATCAGCGAAAGTGCTTCCGGTGCAATCGGGAAGCCGCGGAGCGTGATGTAGGGGAGACTGAGCTGAGCGGCCTTTTCTTGAACAAGTTTTTCTTTTTCTCCCTGTTTGATCTCGCCCATGCGTTCCTCGAGTTTGGCGGCAACGCTTGGGGGAGTTTTAGGTGCAGCTCCAGCTCCAGGTTTGGCTGGAGCTGGAGTGGCGGAAGCGCCTCCTGCGGGCTTAGCCTGCTTCAGGAGGTCTTCAATGGAAGAGGCTTTTGGAGGCATAGCTTATGCGCGGGCAGAGCGGGAAAGCGATAACCACCAGCGATGGATTTTTGGAAGAGCTCCGCCTTCACCGAGGCGAATAAACAATCGATGCCAGGCGGCGTATTGGAAGGTGATCGCAAGCATTCCGGCGATGAATGTCGTGATGAAGAATAGCGAGACAAAAAGCACGAAGCCAAGGTAGACGATGACGGTCGAGTTCATGAGAGCGGCGGCGGCCATCAAGAGGAAAATCGGCAAGGCCATCAAGACAAAGGCGAGGGCTCCGGCGGCGAGAATGCCTGCGCCGATGAGAAAGAGAATCGTTCCAATCTCCAAGGCGTTCAACCAGCCCTGACGAAGTAGGTGCCAGGCGCGCTGCAATGACTCGGTGACGTGCGCGTCCTGAAGAACGATGGCATTAAGTGCAAAAAGATGAATGGCGGCTAAGGCGACGACAGATACGGCATAAAGGAATGCGCCAAGCGCCGCGAGAACACCCAGACCTGTTACAGGATTGGTTTGCGATAAGCCGTAAGGGACGAGGAAAAAGAATTTTGCGAGCCAGCCCAAGAAGAGTGTAACGATGTTGAGGGCGAGTACGCGCCAAGCATAACGAGCGCCAACGGTGACGCTTTCACCAAAGAGCGGAGCGCGTCCGCGGATTAATCCGCCAAGTCCAAAAGCGAGAGCGCCTTGGCTGATCACGGAAAGTCCGATGATCGTAGCAATAATCACGATCGCGACAGCGATGCTTTGGACGAGACCGAGTGCGGCGACGGCATTTGGTGCGGCGGCAAATCCTTGATAGAGAATCGTTAGAGCAGGCGGTATGCCACCAGTTGTAATACCGAGGCTGGTACGTCCGGCTTCACGGAACGTCGTTAAAAGAACATCGTAGATACCGCCTGTGTAAAGCAGTCCGGCAAATAAGGCCAGCGGCCAAATATAGCGGCGCGCCCATGCATCACGGAAGGCGTCTGGAATGATGACGCGGTAAAGGTGCGGATGCGGATTTGTTTTATTTTTGCGGATCATACGTTGGGTACAGAATATCATACGGAAACGCCCCCGACGAGTGAGGTCGGGGGCGTGTCGTCAGATGGTGTCGAGATGCTCCTCGTAGAGGAAATCGAGAAAATGTCCATAGGTCCAGTCCTCGCCGATCAGGTTGAGGTGACCCTTCACGAGTGTCCCGTACCGTTGCTTCGGATCGAAGCGCCGACGAGAGATGCGACCCAGCTCCTCGAGTTTCGTGATCACTTCGTCGGTGATACCGAGCGACTCCAGCGTCGCTTCTTCTTGGAGAGCGATGTTCGGTGTTGCACCTTGCTTCGCGAACCACTTCTCGAAGTTCTTTTTGATCTCGTCGCGAGACAGGATGCCAAGATCTTCTGCACGTACCGGCATTATCTACCTCAGGCCTAAAAATGTTGCATGAACTATCTTTTTTGTCAATACGAAAAGGGCGGGCACAAGGCCCGCCCTTACGATCTTAACTGGTGATTTCGGTTCCTTCTTTTTTCAGCTTGGCTTTGGGATTTGCTGGCGGGAATCCTACGACTTTTTCAAAGTCATCGCGTTCGATGATTTCGTGTTTGACCAAGTGATCGGCGATGCGGTCCATGGCGGCGCGGTTGTCGGTGATGATCTTGGTGGCGGTTTCAAGACCCTGCTTGATTAAGGCGTCGATTTCTTTGTCGATGAGGACGGCCTTGTCTTCCGAGTAGTCGCGGGTTTCCTGGATTTCGCGGCCGAGGAAAATCATTTCCTCGCGATGGCCGTAAGCGCGTGGGCCGAGGACGTCGCTCATGCCCCATTGGGTGACCATGTTACGAGCAAGACGCGTGGCTTGCTGCATGTCATTGGAGGCTCCGGTGGTCAGATCGCCAAAGATGACTTTTTCTGCGGCGTATCCACCGAGCGTCATGGCGATGTCTTCTACGTATTCCTGGCGGCGGCGCATCATGCGGTCTTCTGTCGGAAGCTTGATCGTGTAACCGGCGGCACGGCCGCGGGAGATGATCGAGACTTTTTGGACAGGGTCCGCAAAGGGGGAGACGTGGGCGACGAGAGCGTGGCCGGCCTCGTGATACGCCGTCACTTTGCGCTCTTCCTCGTTCATCAAGTGGCTGCGGCGTTCCGGACCAAGCATGACTTTCTCAATCGATTCGATGAGGTCGGTCATGTTCACCTCGGTTTGGTTGCGGCGGGCGGCCAAGATAGCGGCTTCGTTCATGAGGTTCATGAGGTCGGCACCGGAGAAGCCTGGAGTGCGCTCGGCTAAACGTTTGATGTTTACGTCTTTGGCGAGCGGCTTGTTTTTGCCGTGGATGTTCAGGATTTCTTCACGGTCGCGGATGTCCGGCGGGTCGAGGACGACGCGGCGGTCAAAGCGGCCTGGACGGAGCAATGCTGGATCGAGAACGTCAGGACGGTTTGTAGCAGCGATGACGATAACTCCCAAGTTTGGTTCAAAGCCGTCCATCTCGACGAGAATCTGGTTCAAGGTTTGTTCGCGTTCATCGTGGGAACCACCGACGCCGGAGCCGCGCTGGCGGCCGACGGCATCGATTTCATCGATGAAGACAATACACGGTGCTGTCTTTTTTGCTTTTGCAAACAAGTCGCGGACGCGCGAGGCACCGACACCGACGAACATTTCTACGAATTCAGAACCAGAGATGTGCAAGAAGGGGACACCGGCTTCACCAGCGACGGCGCGGGCGAGAAGCGTCTTACCGGTACCAGGAGAACCCATGAGCAAAACGCCTTTTGGAATTTTGGCTCCGAGCTTGGAGAATTTGTCCGGGCTCTTCAAGAACTCAACGACTTCCGACAATTCTTGTTTTGCTTCGCGTACACCGGCGACATTCGCAAAGGTTACTTTTTCCT
Encoded here:
- the tsaE gene encoding tRNA (adenosine(37)-N6)-threonylcarbamoyltransferase complex ATPase subunit type 1 TsaE encodes the protein MKFIVSRIEDWDVVAQAIAEQLKPGMAIRLTGPLGAGKTTLVQALAKTLGAKGVPRSPTFSLMRTYQASKRIGIKRLIHIDAYRLESASDAHALGLDEEMAEGDTVLAVEWAEKLGSLLSAIPSIDVKIETDPNNGARRVSVV
- a CDS encoding type II/IV secretion system protein; the encoded protein is MPPKASSIEDLLKQAKPAGGASATPAPAKPGAGAAPKTPPSVAAKLEERMGEIKQGEKEKLVQEKAAQLSLPYITLRGFPIAPEALSLITKDIAATMRVLPFFLVGDEVRLATPTPSPEIDKLAERIKKDRSANIQIYLVSEDSFEYALKLYDKLPTPKEVIYGYRIEEADLVKYEKEISNFTDLQKKIGEVNTTDIITLIFGAALKIGTSDVHVEAEEEDVKIRFRIDGKLRDAASLPRVAWKQIIGRLKLLAGVKINVEDVPQDGRITIYLTNEKIDIRVSFLPTAFGESVVMRILRPKAIALEFDNLGIRGKALEDLEREIEKPNGMIITTGPTGSGKTTTLYAILKKLNQPTEKIITLEDPIEYKLQGINQSQIDHSRNYDFAKGLRSILRQDPDIVMVGEIRDAETAEIAIQAALTGHLVVSTIHTNSAAGAIPRFMSMGVKPFLLAPALNAVIGQRLVRRLKPEMSRPAKLSSAKLNQVKRILGAIPKTPATLSIWTSSTLWSRIRTKSHLQMMATKAVSVSMKSSR
- the ftsH gene encoding ATP-dependent zinc metalloprotease FtsH — its product is MNPTLRNVLLIGGALVLIIVALASINLESDKTLDQATFANRLDKGEVTEIVIRGNRMEVTLSDSSKVFVDKEAQASVPELLASYGVDPEKARNIKTTVKEPSGFAYWGGILLQSLIPLILVFALMMFFFRQVQGQNNRAMSFGQSTARETSKDQEKVTFANVAGVREAKQELSEVVEFLKSPDKFSKLGAKIPKGVLLMGSPGTGKTLLARAVAGEAGVPFLHISGSEFVEMFVGVGASRVRDLFAKAKKTAPCIVFIDEIDAVGRQRGSGVGGSHDEREQTLNQILVEMDGFEPNLGVIVIAATNRPDVLDPALLRPGRFDRRVVLDPPDIRDREEILNIHGKNKPLAKDVNIKRLAERTPGFSGADLMNLMNEAAILAARRNQTEVNMTDLIESIEKVMLGPERRSHLMNEEERKVTAYHEAGHALVAHVSPFADPVQKVSIISRGRAAGYTIKLPTEDRMMRRRQEYVEDIAMTLGGYAAEKVIFGDLTTGASNDMQQATRLARNMVTQWGMSDVLGPRAYGHREEMIFLGREIQETRDYSEDKAVLIDKEIDALIKQGLETATKIITDNRAAMDRIADHLVKHEIIERDDFEKVVGFPPANPKAKLKKEGTEITS